Sequence from the Bubalus kerabau isolate K-KA32 ecotype Philippines breed swamp buffalo chromosome 17, PCC_UOA_SB_1v2, whole genome shotgun sequence genome:
TCAGGGGGGCCCTCAAGTCTGCCTGTGAATTCTCTCAGGACCTGGAGTCAGAAACTTACCTCCCTCATTTCCCTTGTGGTCCTTTGTGGAACTGAGACATTCCACAGACTGCCACAATCTCATTTTAACAAGTGCAAACCTTAAAAACTGACAAGAACTAAAATTAAAAGCCATGTTAATATTCTGAACTAATATTCATAAAATTCTACACTATGTATTTTTAGCATGTGTTTCTTGTCTATGCTTAAAGAAGCTTCTTTCCATGGCTTTGACATACATTGAAtgctatatataaacatatgaagGTATACATTAGCAGTGAAAAAACTAAGAATGAAGAGTGTGTCTGTATTTGTACCCTGGTCTTTTGAAGAATTAAGAAGCATTAGATcaaaattgatactttcaaacttttTGATTTACTAAGAACTGAGAAatgacagatttttaaattaaatatattttacctaTTTTTCACTGAGTTCATTTTCCCCAAACTTCAGGAATCTGTGTTTTAAAGGAAACACCATACTGTTTTATGGTAACATAAAACTGAACACcagactgaaaccataatcacaaggcaactagccaatctgatcacatggaccaccgccttgtctgactcagtgaaactaaccaatgccatgtagggccacccaagatggacgggtcatggtggagaggtctgacagaatgtggtccactggagaagggaatggcaaaccacttcagtattcttgccttgagaaccccatgaacagtatgaaaaggcaaaaagataggacactaaaagacgaactccccaggttggtaggtgctcaatatgctactggagatcagtggagaaataactccagaaagaatgaagggatggagccaaagcaaaaacaacacccagttgtatatgggactggtgatagaagcaaggttcgatgctgtaaaaagcaatattgcataggaacctggaatgttaggtccatgaatcaaggcaaattggaagtggtcaaatagatggcaagagtgaacatcgacattctaggaatcagcaaactaagatggactggaatgggtgaatttaactcaggtgaccattatatctactattgtgggcaggaatcccttagaagaaatggagtacccatcatagtcaacaagagagtctaaaatgcagtacttggatgcaatctcaaaaatgacagaatgatctctgttcatttccaaggcaaaccattcaatatcacagtaatccaagtctatgccccaaccagtaacactgaagaagctgaagttgaacagttctatgaagacctacaagaccttctagaactaacaccccaaaaagatgtccttttcattatagggaactggaatgcaaaagtaggaagtcaagaaacacctggagtaacaggcaaacttggccttggagtacagaatgaagcagggcaaaggctaacagaaatatgccaagagaacacactggtcatagcaaacaccctcttccaacaacacaagagaagactctacacatggacatcaccagatggtcaacaccgaaatcagattgattatattctttgcagccaaagatggagaagctctatacagtcagcaaaaacaagaccaggagctgactatggctcagaccatgaactccttattgccaaatttagacttaaattgaagaaagtggggaaaaccactagaccattcaggtatgacctaaatcaaatcccttataatacagtggaagtgaga
This genomic interval carries:
- the LOC129631053 gene encoding craniofacial development protein 2-like yields the protein MISVHFQGKPFNITVIQVYAPTSNTEEAEVEQFYEDLQDLLELTPQKDVLFIIGNWNAKVGSQETPGVTGKLGLGVQNEAGQRLTEICQENTLVIANTLFQQHKRRLYTWTSPDGQHRNQIDYILCSQRWRSSIQSAKTRPGADYGSDHELLIAKFRLKLKKVGKTTRPFRYDLNQIPYNTVEVRNRFKGLDLVDRVPDGLWTKVRDIVQETGIKTIPKKKKCKKAKWLSEEALQIAVKRREAKSKGEKERYTHLNAQFQGIVRRDKKAFLRDQCKEIEENNRMEISSRKLEIPRDYFMQRWAEKRTEMLWT